The following are from one region of the Corylus avellana chromosome ca1, CavTom2PMs-1.0 genome:
- the LOC132161928 gene encoding chitinase 4-like, translating into MWQLLIEGSLCYIEEINGASQDYCDESNTQYPCNPAKKYFGRGPLQLTWNYNYGAAGNSIGFDGLNSPETVATDVVISFKTALWFWMNNCHQVLNQGFGATIRAINGAIECNGGNPGAVQSRINYYNQYCSQLGVAPGDNLSC; encoded by the exons ATGTGGCAATTGTTAATTGAGGGCT CTCTGTGCTACATAGAAGAGATAAATGGTGCTTCCCAGGACTACTGTGACGAGAGTAACACACAGTATCCATGCAACCCAGCCAAAAAATACTTTGGCCGTGGACCACTTCAGCTAACCTGGAATTACAACTACGGAGCAGCTGGAAATAGCATTGGGTTCGACGGATTAAACTCTCCTGAAACAGTGGCCACAGATGTcgttatttcatttaaaacagCCTTGTGGTTTTGGATGAACAATTGTCACCAAGTCCTAAACCAAGGGTTTGGGGCAACTATTCGGGCGATTAACGGTGCAATTGAATGCAATGGTGGAAACCCTGGTGCTGTCCAATCTCGTATCAACTATTACAATCAATACTGTAGCCAACTGGGTGTTGCTCCTGGTGATAATCTCAGTTGCTAG
- the LOC132184043 gene encoding endochitinase EP3-like codes for MDVALCVKKNLLTLVVVALILAGYVNAQNCGCAANECCSEFGYCGTSSEYCGQGCREGPCTTSPAPPSSGVSVADIVTQDFFNGILNQATGDCPGKSFYTRAAFLDALNSYPQFGTTGTADDSKREIAAFFAHVTHETGSLCYIEEINGASQDYCDESNTQYPCNPAKKYFGRGPLQLTWNYNYGAAGNSIGFDGLNSPETVATDVVISFKTALWFWMNNCHQVLNQGFGATIRAINGAIECNGGNPGAVQSRINYYNQYCSQLGVAPGDNLSC; via the exons ATGGACGTTGCACTTTGTGTGAAAAAAAACCTTCTAACACTTGTTGTAGTCGCATTAATCTTAGCAGGATATGTGAATGCTCAAAATTGTGGATGTGCAGCAAACGAATGCTGCAGCGAATTTGGGTATTGTGGCACCAGCAGTGAATACTGTGGGCAGGGGTGCAGAGAAGGCCCTTGTACTACATCCCCTGCTCCACCTTCAAGTGGTGTTTCGGTGGCTGATATTGTGACACAGGATTTCTTTAATGGGATACTTAATCAGGCCACTGGAGACTGTCCAGGAAAGAGCTTCTACACCAGGGCTGCTTTCCTTGATGCTCTTAATTCCTACCCTCAGTTTGGCACAACTGGTACTGCTGATGATTCTAAGCGTGAGATTGCAGCTTTCTTTGCCCATGTCACCCATGAGACTGGAT CTCTGTGCTACATAGAAGAGATAAATGGTGCTTCCCAGGACTACTGTGACGAGAGTAACACACAGTATCCATGCAACCCAGCCAAAAAATACTTTGGCCGTGGACCACTTCAGCTAACCTGGAATTACAACTACGGAGCAGCTGGAAATAGCATTGGGTTCGACGGATTAAACTCTCCTGAAACAGTGGCCACAGATGTcgttatttcatttaaaacagCCTTGTGGTTTTGGATGAACAATTGTCACCAAGTCCTAAACCAAGGGTTTGGGGCAACTATTCGGGCGATTAACGGTGCAATTGAATGCAATGGTGGAAACCCTGGTGCTGTCCAATCTCGTATCAACTATTACAATCAATACTGTAGCCAACTGGGTGTTGCTCCTGGTGATAATCTCAGTTGCTAG